One window of the Eucalyptus grandis isolate ANBG69807.140 chromosome 8, ASM1654582v1, whole genome shotgun sequence genome contains the following:
- the LOC120287300 gene encoding 2-hydroxyisoflavanone dehydratase-like, with protein sequence MSSKEIVRQFLNLICIDSDGKLVRLVGFPFAPPSPDGDQQFNVLSKDVAISTNSKISARLYLPDRNTKLPILTYFHGGKFCLESAFSSLTLLRQPPHRQGQHGGHLHRLLPRPGGPPPHRVRRLLGRAPMGRRTGLTDCADFSQLYIGGNSAGSTSPTTS encoded by the coding sequence ATGTCTTCCAAGGAAATCGTAAGACAGTTCCTCAACCTCATTTGCATCGACAGCGATGGCAAGTTGGTGCGCCTCGTCGGCTTCCCCTTCGCTCCACCGTCACCGGACGGTGACCAGCAGTTCAATGTCCTCTCCAAGGACGTCGCCATCTCCACAAACTCAAAAATCTCCGCAAGGCTCTACCTCCCTGACCGCAACACTAAACTCCCGATCCTCACCTACTTCCATGGCGGCAAATTCTGCCTCGAGTCCGCCTTCTCATCACTCACGCTCCTACGTCAACCACCTCATCGCCAAGGCCAGCATGGTGGCCATCTCCATCGGTTACTGCCTCGCCCTGGAGGCCCCCCTCCCCACCGCGTACGACGATTGCTGGGCCGCGCTCCAATGGGTCGCCGCACCGGGCTCACCGACTGCGCGGACTTCAGCCAGCTCTACATAGGTGGCAACAGCGCCGGGTCAACATCGCCCACAACGTCGTGA
- the LOC104414868 gene encoding 2-hydroxyisoflavanone dehydratase isoform X1, translated as MCSKEVEIELPTFLRVYKDGTVERLSGTPYVPPCLEDPKTGVASKDITIREEPLIRARLHLPKLEPVSEQPEKLPILVYYHGGGFCIESAFSLFEHQYLTTLVAEAKILAVSVEYRLAPECPIPAIYDDCWEALQWVASHSVNCGAAVKEPWLADHGDFHRVFVGGDSAGANIAHNVLMRAGRNTILGGIKISGAYLTHPFFWGSEPIGSESKTDRDKGLAHVMWTFLYPTADDGIDSPMINPFAAGAPSLAGLGCGRLLVSVAEKDPLRDRGLKYCKAVKESGFKGEVELVEVEGEDHAFHIVTHEKKSAQVLIKRLAAFLNKTC; from the exons ATGTGCAGCAAAGAGGTTGAAATAGAGCTCCCCACATTTCTTAGGGTTTACAAGGATGGCACGGTCGAGCGCCTCTCCG GCACTCCATATGTTCCCCCTTGCTTGGAGGACCCCAAGACCGGCGTCGCATCCAAAGACATTACCATTCGCGAGGAGCCTCTCATCCGAGCAAGACTCCATCTCCCGAAACTCGAACCTGTTAGCGAACAGCCTGAGAAGCTCCCCATCTTGGTCTACTACCATGGTGGCGGCTTCTGCATTGAATCTGCCTTCTCTCTGTTCGAGCATCAGTATCTCACTACCCTTGTCGCGGAAGCCAAGATACTTGCCGTCTCTGTTGAGTACAG GTTAGCTCCCGAATGCCCCATACCCGCCATTTACGACGATTGCTGGGAAGCCCTCCAGTGGGTGGCTTCACACTCGGTCAACTGTGGAGCCGCCGTGAAAGAGCCGTGGCTGGCTGATCATGGCGACTTCCACCGCGTCTTTGTCGGCGGCGACAGCGCTGGAGCCAATATCGCCCACAACGTCCTCATGAGGGCCGGCCGCAACACTATACTTGGTGGCATAAAGATATCCGGCGCTTACCTGACCCACCCCTTTTTCTGGGGCTCTGAACCTATTGGGTCAGAGTCCAAGACCGATCGCGACAAGGGCCTTGCGCATGTAATGTGGACTTTCTTGTACCCGACGGCCGACGACGGGATCGATAGCCCGATGATCAACCCGTTCGCGGCTGGAGCCCCGAGCCTGGCGGGCCTCGGGTGCGGGAGGTTGTTGGTGAGTGTGGCGGAGAAGGACCCGCTGAGAGACAGAGGGTTGAAGTACTGTAAGGCAGTGAAGGAGAGTGGATTCAAAGGAGAAGTGGAGTTGGTGGAggttgaaggagaagaccacgcTTTCCATATCGTGACTCACGAGAAGAAGAGTGCGCAGGTCCTGATCAAACGGTTGGCTGCTTTTCTTAACAAAACTTGCTAG
- the LOC104414868 gene encoding 2-hydroxyisoflavanone dehydratase isoform X2: protein MMLHLPKDLAISPAQTAPPICRSGTPYVPPCLEDPKTGVASKDITIREEPLIRARLHLPKLEPVSEQPEKLPILVYYHGGGFCIESAFSLFEHQYLTTLVAEAKILAVSVEYRLAPECPIPAIYDDCWEALQWVASHSVNCGAAVKEPWLADHGDFHRVFVGGDSAGANIAHNVLMRAGRNTILGGIKISGAYLTHPFFWGSEPIGSESKTDRDKGLAHVMWTFLYPTADDGIDSPMINPFAAGAPSLAGLGCGRLLVSVAEKDPLRDRGLKYCKAVKESGFKGEVELVEVEGEDHAFHIVTHEKKSAQVLIKRLAAFLNKTC from the exons ATGATGCTGCATCTGCCCAAAGACCTTGCAATTTCTCCAGCGCAAACAGCTCCCCCTATCTGTCGTTCAG GCACTCCATATGTTCCCCCTTGCTTGGAGGACCCCAAGACCGGCGTCGCATCCAAAGACATTACCATTCGCGAGGAGCCTCTCATCCGAGCAAGACTCCATCTCCCGAAACTCGAACCTGTTAGCGAACAGCCTGAGAAGCTCCCCATCTTGGTCTACTACCATGGTGGCGGCTTCTGCATTGAATCTGCCTTCTCTCTGTTCGAGCATCAGTATCTCACTACCCTTGTCGCGGAAGCCAAGATACTTGCCGTCTCTGTTGAGTACAG GTTAGCTCCCGAATGCCCCATACCCGCCATTTACGACGATTGCTGGGAAGCCCTCCAGTGGGTGGCTTCACACTCGGTCAACTGTGGAGCCGCCGTGAAAGAGCCGTGGCTGGCTGATCATGGCGACTTCCACCGCGTCTTTGTCGGCGGCGACAGCGCTGGAGCCAATATCGCCCACAACGTCCTCATGAGGGCCGGCCGCAACACTATACTTGGTGGCATAAAGATATCCGGCGCTTACCTGACCCACCCCTTTTTCTGGGGCTCTGAACCTATTGGGTCAGAGTCCAAGACCGATCGCGACAAGGGCCTTGCGCATGTAATGTGGACTTTCTTGTACCCGACGGCCGACGACGGGATCGATAGCCCGATGATCAACCCGTTCGCGGCTGGAGCCCCGAGCCTGGCGGGCCTCGGGTGCGGGAGGTTGTTGGTGAGTGTGGCGGAGAAGGACCCGCTGAGAGACAGAGGGTTGAAGTACTGTAAGGCAGTGAAGGAGAGTGGATTCAAAGGAGAAGTGGAGTTGGTGGAggttgaaggagaagaccacgcTTTCCATATCGTGACTCACGAGAAGAAGAGTGCGCAGGTCCTGATCAAACGGTTGGCTGCTTTTCTTAACAAAACTTGCTAG
- the LOC104417389 gene encoding 2-hydroxyisoflavanone dehydratase-like, whose protein sequence is MGSIRTSKEVERELPTFVRVYKDGTVERLSGTPYVPPCLEDPKIGVASKDITICEDPLIRARLFLPKHEPVTEQPEKLPNLVHYHGGSCISSAFSLVEHQYLTTLVAEAKILAVSVEHRFIEKLRRVFFCSFAHLQLSSPLALSHHLAVPNPSLQ, encoded by the exons atGGGTAGTATCCGCACTTCCAAAGAGGTTGAAAGAGAGCTCCCCACATTTGTTAGGGTTTACAAGGACGGCACAGTCGAGCGCCTCTCCG GCACTCCATATGTCCCGCCTTGCTTGGAGGACCCCAAGATCGGCGTTGCATCCAAAGACATCACCATTTGCGAGGACCCTCTCATCCGTGCAAGACTCTTTCTCCCGAAACACGAACCTGTTACTGAGCAGCCTGAGAAGCTGCCTAACTTGGTCCACTACCATGGTGGCTCCTGCATCAGCTCCGCCTTCTCTCTGGTAGAGCATCAGTATCTCACCACCCTTGTCGCGGAAGCCAAGATACTCGCCGTCTCGGTTGAGCACAGGTTCATAGAGAAACTTCGACGGGTCTTCTTCTGCAGCTTCGCGCACCTCCAACTCTCCTCTCCGCTCGCTCTCTCTCACCATCTCGCTGTACCAAACCCCTCtctccaataa